A single window of Herpetosiphon gulosus DNA harbors:
- a CDS encoding AGE family epimerase/isomerase: protein MANLVDGGFDHGLREMWQAQFRDEVLGNILPFWANHTLDHEHGGFYGGLTNDLTIHNEFPRSAVLCGRILWTFACAYRMLGDPRDLAVAEYAYAYLKQAFWDQTYGGLYWSIDANGQPLADHKQTYAQSFAIYGLAEYVRATGDQSALELAQTLFHLIEHHAFDSVYGGYIEGCDRVWQPLGDSRLSKLEPEARKTMNTMLHMMEAYANLLRVWDVADVRQQLASLIEACCEHIIDPVQGRFHLFFDDQWNHHEHGISYGHDIEGSWLLMEAAHVLGDEHLIAKAETLALGMADAVYRNGRHADGSIIHERAPDGSINLERHWWPQAEAVVGFYNAYQATGKPEFAQAAYDSWNFIQRYFIDHDHGDWFKILDAQNQPLGAIPKVGPWECPYHHARVCFEMIERLAEHNVSVQMRG, encoded by the coding sequence ATGGCGAATCTCGTAGATGGCGGCTTTGATCATGGCTTGCGCGAAATGTGGCAAGCGCAGTTTCGCGATGAAGTGTTGGGCAATATTTTGCCATTTTGGGCAAACCACACGCTTGATCACGAGCACGGTGGCTTTTATGGCGGCTTAACCAACGATCTGACAATCCATAATGAGTTTCCTCGCTCAGCCGTATTATGTGGCCGGATTCTCTGGACGTTTGCCTGTGCCTATCGCATGCTTGGCGATCCCCGCGATTTGGCGGTGGCTGAGTATGCCTATGCCTACCTTAAACAGGCTTTTTGGGATCAAACTTACGGCGGATTGTATTGGTCGATCGATGCCAATGGCCAGCCGTTGGCCGACCATAAACAAACCTATGCTCAATCGTTCGCTATCTACGGTTTGGCTGAATATGTCCGAGCGACAGGCGATCAGAGCGCCTTGGAATTGGCCCAAACTCTGTTTCACTTAATCGAACATCATGCCTTTGATTCAGTCTATGGCGGCTATATCGAGGGCTGTGATCGGGTTTGGCAACCATTGGGCGATAGCCGCCTGAGCAAGCTCGAGCCAGAAGCCCGCAAAACCATGAACACCATGTTGCATATGATGGAAGCCTATGCCAACTTGCTGCGGGTTTGGGACGTGGCTGATGTACGTCAGCAATTAGCTAGCCTGATCGAGGCCTGCTGCGAACATATTATCGACCCTGTGCAAGGTCGCTTTCATCTCTTTTTCGATGACCAATGGAACCACCACGAACATGGCATTTCCTATGGCCACGATATTGAAGGTAGTTGGTTGTTAATGGAAGCCGCCCATGTGCTGGGCGACGAACACTTAATTGCCAAGGCCGAAACTTTAGCACTTGGTATGGCCGATGCAGTCTATCGCAATGGCCGCCACGCCGATGGCAGCATTATTCACGAACGTGCTCCCGATGGCTCGATTAATTTGGAGCGCCATTGGTGGCCACAAGCTGAAGCCGTTGTTGGCTTCTACAACGCCTATCAGGCCACTGGCAAACCAGAGTTTGCCCAAGCCGCCTATGATAGTTGGAATTTTATTCAACGCTATTTTATCGACCACGATCATGGTGATTGGTTCAAGATTTTGGATGCTCAAAACCAACCGTTGGGAGCGATTCCAAAAGTTGGGCCATGGGAATGCCCGTATCACCATGCTCGCGTTTGTTTTGAAATGATCGAACGTTTAGCTGAACACAATGTGAGTGTTCAGATGCGAGGGTAA
- a CDS encoding glycoside hydrolase family 130 protein produces the protein MEAATLQSTTILGSALPSIPWEERPVGNSDVVWRYSGNPVIPRDAIPTSNSIFNSAVVPFNDGFAGVFRCDDKRRVMNIHRGFSKDAVNWEIDPKPLEFLGDPEVTAFEYRYDPRVCWIEDRYYVTWCNGYHGPTIGVAYTYDFETFHQLENAFLPFNRNGVLFPRRINGKYAMVSRPSDNGHTPFGDIYYSESPDMEHWGKHRFVMGTKGGWQSTKIGAGPTPIETTEGWLLFYHGVLNSCNGFVYSFGAALLDLEQPWKVRYRTAPYLLAPQTLYECVGDVPNVAFPCAALTDAATGRIAIYYGCADTVTGIAFTQVDEVLSFLKANSEV, from the coding sequence ATGGAAGCAGCGACGCTTCAATCCACCACCATCCTTGGAAGTGCGCTCCCCTCAATTCCATGGGAAGAACGTCCAGTCGGCAATTCAGATGTTGTTTGGCGCTACAGCGGCAATCCGGTGATTCCGCGTGATGCCATCCCCACCTCAAATAGTATTTTCAACAGCGCTGTTGTGCCCTTCAACGATGGCTTTGCTGGCGTGTTTCGCTGCGATGATAAACGCCGCGTGATGAATATTCACCGTGGATTTAGCAAAGATGCCGTCAATTGGGAGATCGATCCCAAGCCTTTGGAATTTTTGGGCGATCCCGAAGTTACGGCCTTTGAATATCGCTACGACCCCCGTGTCTGTTGGATCGAAGATCGCTATTATGTCACCTGGTGTAATGGCTATCACGGCCCAACCATCGGCGTAGCCTATACCTACGATTTTGAAACATTCCATCAGTTGGAAAATGCCTTCTTGCCGTTTAATCGCAATGGGGTGCTCTTCCCACGCCGAATCAATGGCAAATATGCCATGGTCAGTCGCCCCAGCGATAACGGCCACACGCCATTTGGCGATATTTACTACAGCGAAAGCCCCGATATGGAACACTGGGGCAAACATCGCTTTGTGATGGGCACGAAAGGCGGTTGGCAAAGCACCAAAATCGGCGCAGGCCCAACTCCGATCGAAACGACCGAAGGCTGGTTGTTGTTCTATCACGGCGTGTTAAATTCGTGCAATGGCTTTGTCTATAGCTTTGGGGCAGCCTTGCTCGATTTAGAGCAGCCATGGAAAGTGCGCTATCGCACCGCGCCCTATCTGCTGGCACCCCAAACCTTATATGAATGCGTTGGCGATGTGCCGAATGTGGCCTTCCCTTGTGCTGCCTTGACCGATGCCGCCACAGGCCGAATTGCCATTTATTATGGCTGTGCTGATACCGTTACGGGCATCGCCTTTACTCAAGTCGATGAAGTGCTGAGCTTCCTCAAGGCTAATTCAGAAGTCTAG
- a CDS encoding sugar ABC transporter substrate-binding protein, with amino-acid sequence MHRKPSQPHRTVRSLGFSLIVLLILAACGQAATPPTQINPTSLPTDTPPTAVPDLANSADKALVIWSTGSEVEALSIQAAADVFVQKNPGVLIKVQALPWSDAHTQMLEAIAADRGPDLMAGGMSWGIEFGKLGGMIDLQKAYPNVVSDVKQKMLPQLQDSLFLDTGEVYALQLDVALMGMFYRTDLLRDLVGMEQAPQNWTELTKVLEKARTINKKGFAIGWDNAGWISYFTFLYSAGGSLYNDDCSKATINSAAGLQALTYFRDLYTKYQIPTDTALDIEGGLESGDYLVSYAGTWSVASIEFNRPELAGKWALAPLPKSPKGQSVAFLGGRVIGVMEASQNKDIAAEFIRFLYTEEAVAAQSAYAQSANNYYVPPSLPLLSAAKMPSHIEAGFRGLLEQSAGPPKCVGWEESTTDVQKLLQEVVFNNADPQDALDQAAEVMNRNLQQ; translated from the coding sequence ATGCACCGTAAGCCATCTCAGCCACACCGCACAGTTCGTAGCCTAGGATTCAGCTTGATTGTCCTGCTGATTTTAGCTGCCTGTGGTCAAGCAGCCACGCCACCAACCCAAATCAACCCAACTAGTTTACCCACCGATACGCCCCCAACCGCCGTGCCCGACCTCGCCAACTCGGCAGATAAGGCCTTAGTCATTTGGTCAACCGGCTCAGAGGTTGAGGCACTTTCAATTCAAGCAGCCGCCGATGTCTTTGTCCAGAAAAATCCTGGGGTCTTGATTAAAGTTCAAGCCTTGCCCTGGAGCGATGCCCATACTCAAATGCTTGAGGCTATCGCCGCTGATCGTGGGCCGGATCTGATGGCTGGCGGAATGTCGTGGGGCATCGAGTTTGGCAAACTTGGTGGCATGATCGATCTGCAAAAGGCTTATCCCAATGTAGTAAGCGATGTTAAGCAAAAGATGTTGCCACAACTCCAAGATTCATTATTCTTGGATACGGGTGAGGTCTATGCATTACAACTTGATGTGGCGCTCATGGGGATGTTCTATCGCACCGATCTGCTGCGCGATTTAGTGGGCATGGAGCAAGCGCCCCAAAACTGGACTGAACTGACCAAAGTGCTCGAAAAAGCCCGCACGATCAATAAAAAAGGCTTTGCGATTGGCTGGGATAACGCTGGCTGGATCAGCTACTTTACCTTTTTATATTCGGCTGGCGGCAGTTTGTATAACGACGACTGCTCTAAAGCGACGATTAATTCGGCGGCTGGCTTGCAAGCATTGACCTACTTCCGCGATCTCTACACCAAATATCAAATTCCCACCGATACTGCCCTTGATATTGAAGGCGGACTCGAAAGTGGCGATTATCTGGTGAGCTATGCTGGAACATGGAGTGTTGCGAGCATCGAATTCAATCGGCCTGAATTGGCAGGCAAATGGGCCTTAGCTCCGCTGCCCAAAAGCCCCAAAGGCCAAAGCGTCGCGTTCCTTGGCGGACGGGTCATCGGCGTAATGGAAGCCTCGCAAAACAAAGACATCGCAGCAGAATTTATTCGCTTTTTGTATACTGAAGAAGCGGTTGCCGCTCAATCGGCCTATGCGCAAAGCGCCAATAATTATTATGTGCCGCCAAGTTTGCCCTTGCTGAGCGCCGCCAAAATGCCGAGCCATATCGAAGCTGGCTTCCGTGGCTTGTTAGAGCAATCGGCAGGTCCACCCAAGTGTGTCGGCTGGGAAGAAAGCACCACCGATGTCCAAAAACTATTGCAAGAAGTCGTGTTCAACAACGCTGATCCCCAAGATGCTTTAGATCAAGCAGCGGAGGTCATGAATCGCAATTTACAACAATAG
- a CDS encoding cellulase family glycosylhydrolase, whose protein sequence is MPHYGFNLQWMYHYVPGQLPAEPDHKALNWIAKQGFNFIRIPTNYWFWTRDWQYTNPDETIIGYIDRYIAACREYGLHVSLNLHRAPGYCINGNDLERHNLWLDAEAQAGFVWLWEYFAQRYKGISASELSFDLLNEPPNVDQYGLTRLNHAAIMQRTVAAIRAIDPQRAIVIDGLGGGHLAMPELADLGVTHSGRGYQPMAVSHYQASWWDGHEGLAEPTYPVTWYNHYWDRAGLVEFYQPWRDVQARNVAIHIGEFGCYNRTPNDVALRWFRDLLSVYQEFGWGFGLWEFEGAFGIINHGRPHARYEVVDGYSVDRDLLDLLLAARIPEAPEGIQ, encoded by the coding sequence ATGCCACATTATGGCTTCAATTTACAATGGATGTATCATTATGTTCCAGGCCAGTTACCAGCCGAGCCTGACCATAAAGCCTTAAACTGGATCGCCAAACAAGGCTTTAATTTCATTCGGATTCCAACTAATTATTGGTTTTGGACTCGCGATTGGCAGTATACCAACCCTGATGAGACGATCATCGGGTATATTGACCGTTATATCGCAGCATGTCGTGAATATGGCCTGCATGTCAGCCTTAATTTGCATCGAGCGCCCGGCTATTGTATCAATGGGAACGATCTCGAACGACATAATTTATGGCTGGATGCCGAAGCTCAGGCAGGCTTCGTGTGGCTGTGGGAGTATTTCGCCCAACGCTACAAGGGTATTTCGGCTAGCGAATTAAGCTTCGATTTGCTCAACGAACCGCCCAACGTCGATCAGTATGGCTTGACGCGACTCAACCATGCGGCGATCATGCAACGGACGGTCGCAGCAATTCGCGCAATCGATCCCCAACGGGCGATTGTGATCGATGGGCTTGGTGGTGGGCACTTGGCGATGCCTGAACTCGCTGATTTGGGCGTAACCCACAGTGGGCGCGGCTATCAGCCAATGGCGGTGAGCCACTATCAAGCGAGTTGGTGGGATGGTCACGAAGGTTTAGCAGAACCAACCTACCCGGTAACCTGGTACAACCATTATTGGGATCGGGCCGGCTTAGTCGAATTTTACCAACCATGGCGCGACGTACAAGCGCGGAACGTCGCCATCCATATTGGTGAATTTGGCTGCTACAACCGTACCCCCAATGATGTTGCCCTGCGTTGGTTCCGCGATCTGCTCAGCGTTTATCAAGAATTTGGTTGGGGCTTCGGTCTCTGGGAGTTTGAAGGAGCATTTGGAATTATTAATCATGGCCGACCACATGCTCGCTACGAAGTTGTTGACGGCTACTCCGTTGACCGTGATTTACTCGATTTGCTCCTCGCTGCCCGTATACCCGAAGCGCCAGAAGGAATACAATAA
- a CDS encoding DUF5060 domain-containing protein, whose translation MRRWLYRLHLWLVLLLLIAACTQAGESGGNQTLSLRTLTGNAAVFGTIELAIDTTITVANPYDPNQIDLMVSFISATGQIYRVPAFWYQDFDQLSLQPKGNPEWRVRFTPSEPGAWQVKAELAKPALSSDVITIEVSANKQSPGFVRINTSNPRYFARQDGTFFMPIGLNLGWSTQQGTGILREYEHWFDQLSKNGGNIARIWMASWSFGIEWQDTGLGDYSKRMQQAWMLDQIFKLAEQRNITIMLTLINHGAFSTSTDSEWDSNPYNAANGGPIAEPRLFATDIQSREFFKHRVRYIAARWAHSPSLFAWEWWNEANWTPINDALMQPWISEMTRHLAQFDPYQHLVSTSYASNTSTSMWAQPEINFTQHHDYTGRDLGQAFPLVIRELNAAAPQKPALVSELGYAGTGRDEVINRDVWQFHQGLWAAPFSGFAGSGMYWWWDTLVDPDNLWSEYNKLAEFFKDQDLTAYNPVVAQVSPLKARALALQTKSQALVWVRSNEYEPEALTKAYEEALKKREFNDTWEYVPPTYADLTLKLNGLEAGSYQATWYDPQTGAWSQPTTITLEANQSSIAVPSFNYDLALKLIKQ comes from the coding sequence ATGCGTCGATGGCTTTATCGCTTACACCTATGGCTGGTTCTGCTGCTACTGATTGCAGCCTGCACCCAAGCTGGCGAATCGGGTGGCAACCAAACGCTGAGCTTACGTACCTTAACCGGCAATGCTGCGGTTTTTGGCACAATTGAGTTGGCGATTGATACCACTATCACCGTTGCCAATCCTTACGATCCCAATCAAATCGATCTGATGGTGAGTTTTATCTCAGCAACGGGCCAAATCTATCGCGTGCCAGCCTTTTGGTATCAAGATTTTGATCAACTTTCGCTGCAACCCAAAGGCAACCCTGAGTGGCGAGTGCGCTTCACGCCGAGCGAACCAGGGGCATGGCAAGTCAAGGCCGAGCTAGCCAAGCCAGCCCTGAGCAGCGATGTGATCACGATTGAAGTTTCGGCGAACAAGCAATCACCTGGCTTTGTGCGGATCAACACCAGCAATCCACGCTATTTCGCCCGCCAAGATGGCACATTCTTTATGCCGATCGGCCTCAATTTGGGTTGGTCTACCCAACAAGGCACGGGCATTTTGCGCGAATACGAACACTGGTTTGATCAATTAAGCAAAAACGGTGGCAATATTGCGCGAATTTGGATGGCCTCGTGGTCGTTTGGCATCGAATGGCAAGATACCGGCTTGGGCGATTATTCCAAGCGCATGCAACAAGCGTGGATGCTCGACCAAATTTTCAAATTGGCCGAACAACGCAACATCACAATTATGTTAACTCTGATCAACCATGGCGCGTTCAGCACCAGTACTGATTCAGAGTGGGATAGTAATCCGTATAACGCGGCGAATGGCGGGCCAATTGCCGAGCCACGCTTATTTGCCACCGACATTCAATCGCGCGAATTTTTCAAGCATCGCGTGCGTTACATCGCGGCGCGTTGGGCCCACTCACCGAGCTTGTTTGCCTGGGAATGGTGGAACGAAGCCAACTGGACACCGATCAACGATGCCTTGATGCAGCCATGGATCAGCGAAATGACCCGTCACTTGGCGCAGTTTGATCCCTATCAACATTTGGTGTCGACCAGCTACGCCAGCAATACCAGTACCTCGATGTGGGCACAACCAGAGATCAACTTCACCCAACACCACGATTACACAGGCCGCGATTTAGGCCAAGCCTTCCCCTTAGTGATCCGTGAGTTGAATGCCGCAGCACCACAAAAACCAGCCTTAGTCAGCGAGCTTGGCTATGCTGGCACTGGGCGCGATGAGGTGATCAATCGAGATGTGTGGCAGTTTCATCAAGGCTTGTGGGCCGCACCATTCAGCGGCTTTGCTGGCAGCGGCATGTATTGGTGGTGGGACACCTTGGTCGATCCCGACAACTTGTGGAGCGAATACAACAAGTTGGCTGAATTTTTCAAAGACCAAGATCTAACTGCCTACAATCCAGTTGTGGCCCAAGTGTCACCGTTGAAGGCGCGAGCCTTGGCCTTACAAACCAAATCGCAGGCCTTGGTCTGGGTACGCAGCAACGAATATGAGCCTGAAGCATTAACCAAAGCCTACGAAGAAGCGCTCAAAAAGCGTGAATTTAACGATACATGGGAATATGTACCACCGACCTACGCCGATTTGACGCTTAAGCTGAATGGGCTAGAGGCCGGAAGCTACCAAGCAACCTGGTACGACCCGCAAACTGGTGCATGGTCGCAACCAACGACGATTACCCTTGAAGCGAACCAATCCAGCATTGCTGTGCCAAGCTTCAATTACGATTTAGCCTTGAAATTAATCAAGCAATAA
- a CDS encoding EAL domain-containing protein, protein MSKANIVIVEDEVIVALDMAQALKAAGYNVIGSFSCGEAALEFIAEQCPDLIVMDIHLQGQLDGISTAEQIQKRYGLPIIYLTAYSDPETLSRAKATEPYAYLVKPFEDRDLLSAIEMGLYRHRVDQRLRRMERLYSSTLNSVDDAIITTDIHGLIKFSNPTASILLNRPNDALIGQFIGDVVNLLDRETKITYQFDLAYLIQQTNHHLLLPRQILVNDQAEFVVAPSISQIREEDEAIAGIVLVLRDMRDLDAAEEHIRHQALHDALTGLANRNVFINRLQYILDHYHLHHHHAVLFIDLDRFKIINDSLGHIVGDKLLIQVGQRLERCIRSHDLVARLGGDEFTILLDGVNDLHDVLRVTDRLLSVVAEPYHIDGYKVFTAASIGIVVIDDHYKHYHEVLRDVDSAMYRAKSQGRGCRAVFDEEMHVEALRTLQLEVELRRAVERDELCLHYQPIIKLATGELSGFEALLRWNHPTQGVIGPASFFAIAEETGILAQIGWKLLRESCQQICAWQNEFQFHPPLELSVNFTHRQFFQANLIQQVQSILAETGMPARHLCAEITEGVMMQSNRAVEVMHELHDLGVQVHIDDFGTGYASLSLLHSAPIDVLKIDRTFIQPESGASKHSIAQLISLMARSLGCAVVAEGVEDAQTAQMLIEMGCDFGQGWWYSKALPPEEARALIRNFAQGTVMVPLNAKVAQ, encoded by the coding sequence ATGAGCAAAGCAAACATTGTGATAGTTGAAGATGAAGTAATTGTGGCCTTGGATATGGCGCAAGCGCTCAAGGCAGCGGGCTATAACGTGATTGGCAGCTTTAGTTGCGGTGAAGCTGCGCTCGAATTTATTGCCGAACAATGCCCCGATTTGATCGTGATGGATATTCATTTGCAGGGCCAACTTGATGGCATCAGCACCGCCGAACAGATTCAGAAACGTTATGGCTTGCCGATTATTTATCTGACCGCCTACTCTGACCCAGAGACTTTGAGCCGCGCCAAGGCAACCGAACCGTATGCCTATTTGGTCAAGCCCTTTGAAGATCGCGATTTGCTGAGTGCAATCGAAATGGGTTTATATCGCCATCGGGTCGATCAACGCTTGCGGCGCATGGAACGTTTATATTCAAGTACCTTAAACAGCGTTGACGATGCAATTATCACAACAGATATTCATGGATTGATTAAATTTTCCAATCCGACTGCTAGTATTTTGTTAAATCGACCGAATGATGCCTTAATTGGCCAATTTATTGGCGATGTAGTTAATTTGCTGGATCGTGAAACCAAAATAACCTATCAATTCGATTTAGCTTATTTAATTCAACAAACGAATCATCATTTACTATTGCCACGCCAGATTCTGGTCAATGACCAAGCTGAATTTGTGGTCGCGCCAAGTATTTCGCAAATTCGCGAAGAAGATGAAGCGATTGCCGGTATTGTTTTAGTGCTGCGTGATATGCGCGATCTTGATGCGGCTGAGGAGCATATTCGCCATCAAGCCTTGCACGATGCGCTAACTGGCTTAGCCAATCGGAATGTTTTTATCAACCGTTTGCAATATATTCTTGATCATTATCATTTGCACCATCATCACGCCGTACTATTTATTGACCTTGATCGATTCAAGATTATTAATGATAGCTTAGGGCATATTGTTGGTGATAAATTATTAATTCAAGTTGGCCAACGTTTAGAGCGTTGTATTCGCTCGCATGATTTAGTAGCACGGCTGGGTGGCGATGAATTTACCATTTTGCTTGATGGAGTTAATGATCTGCATGATGTGTTACGAGTTACCGATCGTTTATTAAGCGTTGTTGCCGAGCCATATCATATTGATGGCTATAAAGTTTTTACCGCAGCCAGCATTGGAATTGTGGTGATTGACGATCATTACAAGCATTATCACGAAGTTTTGCGCGATGTCGATAGCGCGATGTATCGAGCTAAATCGCAAGGTCGTGGTTGTCGCGCAGTATTTGATGAAGAGATGCATGTTGAGGCCTTGCGCACGCTGCAACTTGAGGTCGAATTACGCCGCGCGGTTGAGCGTGATGAATTATGTTTGCACTATCAGCCAATTATCAAACTAGCAACCGGAGAATTATCGGGCTTTGAGGCCTTGTTGCGTTGGAATCACCCGACTCAAGGCGTGATTGGCCCAGCTTCGTTTTTTGCCATTGCCGAAGAAACAGGAATTTTGGCTCAAATTGGCTGGAAACTCTTACGCGAATCGTGCCAACAAATTTGTGCTTGGCAAAACGAGTTTCAGTTTCATCCGCCCTTAGAATTGAGCGTTAATTTTACCCATCGTCAATTTTTCCAAGCCAATCTGATTCAACAAGTTCAAAGCATTTTGGCTGAAACTGGCATGCCTGCGCGACATTTGTGCGCCGAAATTACCGAAGGCGTGATGATGCAGAGTAATCGCGCGGTCGAAGTGATGCACGAATTGCATGATTTAGGTGTGCAAGTGCATATCGACGATTTTGGCACTGGCTATGCCTCACTAAGTTTGTTGCATAGTGCCCCAATTGATGTTTTGAAGATTGATCGGACGTTTATTCAGCCCGAGAGCGGAGCCAGCAAGCACTCAATCGCTCAGTTAATTAGTTTGATGGCACGCTCGTTGGGTTGTGCCGTGGTCGCCGAGGGTGTGGAAGATGCTCAAACCGCCCAAATGTTGATCGAAATGGGTTGTGATTTTGGCCAAGGCTGGTGGTATTCCAAAGCTTTGCCACCAGAAGAAGCGCGAGCATTAATTCGCAACTTTGCCCAAGGTACCGTAATGGTTCCACTGAATGCCAAAGTTGCCCAATAG
- a CDS encoding LacI family DNA-binding transcriptional regulator: MTQRITMEDIARQSGVSLATVSLVLRDKPGINDETRRRVLDIARDLGYRKRLNHEKLVSQSLHNAGVIVKASIGDDSPLTNPFYAPIVAGIEAACRKMHINLMYATVPVDMDNHPQEMPRLLSEDHLDGVLLVGAFADATITKLLQREGIPAVLVDGYSHEHVYDSVVSDNFRAAYEAVSYLISYGHRHIGLIGTAKEAYPSIAERRKGYIQALTDHGIQEQYFGDCLLTMHEGSDTSSILLQRHPQITALFCANDMMAIGATQAARALHRQIPQDLSIIGFDNIDLAQHVAPALTTMHVDKVSMGRFAVQLLANRAEYPEQAPATISLRPRLLERQSVQRLQPPK, encoded by the coding sequence ATGACACAGCGGATCACGATGGAAGACATTGCGCGGCAAAGCGGTGTCTCGTTGGCCACAGTATCATTAGTATTACGCGACAAGCCTGGGATTAACGACGAGACACGCCGCCGCGTGTTGGATATTGCCCGTGATCTTGGTTATCGCAAGCGCTTGAATCATGAGAAGTTGGTTTCGCAATCGTTGCATAATGCAGGCGTAATTGTTAAGGCCTCAATTGGCGACGACAGCCCACTAACCAACCCATTTTATGCCCCGATCGTCGCAGGTATCGAAGCAGCCTGTCGCAAAATGCATATTAACTTGATGTATGCCACCGTGCCAGTTGATATGGATAATCATCCTCAAGAGATGCCTCGTTTGCTGTCAGAAGATCATCTTGATGGGGTATTGTTGGTTGGCGCATTCGCCGATGCAACCATCACCAAACTCTTGCAACGTGAGGGCATTCCGGCGGTTTTGGTCGATGGCTACTCGCATGAACACGTCTATGATTCAGTTGTTTCGGATAACTTCCGCGCCGCTTACGAGGCAGTCAGCTATCTGATTAGCTATGGACATCGTCATATTGGCCTGATTGGTACAGCCAAAGAGGCCTACCCTAGCATCGCCGAACGGCGCAAAGGCTATATTCAAGCCTTAACCGATCATGGCATCCAAGAGCAGTATTTTGGTGATTGCCTACTCACAATGCATGAAGGTAGCGATACTTCCAGCATTCTGTTGCAACGCCATCCACAAATCACGGCGCTTTTTTGTGCCAACGATATGATGGCAATTGGGGCAACCCAAGCCGCTCGGGCTTTACATCGCCAAATTCCTCAAGATTTATCAATTATTGGTTTCGATAATATTGATCTGGCGCAGCATGTTGCCCCAGCGCTTACCACAATGCATGTCGATAAAGTGAGCATGGGGCGCTTTGCAGTGCAATTGTTAGCCAACCGAGCCGAATACCCAGAACAGGCTCCGGCCACAATCTCGCTGCGGCCACGGCTGCTTGAACGCCAATCAGTTCAACGTTTGCAACCACCAAAGTAG
- a CDS encoding acetylxylan esterase yields the protein MHFDMPLEQLREYRPERNEPADFDQFWQTTLAAARQYPLNAIFEPYAMGLPLIEAYDVTFNGYGGQPIKGWFLLPRNTTKPIPCVVEYIGYGGGRGLAIDWLLWPTAGYAVFAMDNRGQGSNWRTGDTPDTEIEGGNPQIPGFMTRGVLNPQTYYYRRLFTDAVRAIEAARSHPLVDAGKVALAGGSQGGGISLAAAGLQPDVAAVLPDVPFLCHYRRATTMVDSYPYAEVAQYCARHRTKIEQVFNTLDYFDGMQFAARATCPTLFSVGLMDDVCPPSTVFAAYNHYAGPKEITIWQFNRHEGGENFQTLEKLKFLAKLWGNEERTA from the coding sequence ATGCATTTTGATATGCCCTTAGAACAACTGCGCGAATATCGCCCTGAACGCAACGAGCCAGCCGATTTTGACCAATTTTGGCAAACTACTTTAGCCGCTGCCCGCCAATACCCATTAAACGCCATCTTTGAACCTTACGCTATGGGCTTACCCTTGATCGAAGCCTACGATGTGACCTTTAACGGCTATGGTGGTCAGCCAATTAAGGGTTGGTTCTTGCTGCCCCGCAATACCACCAAGCCCATTCCCTGCGTGGTCGAATATATTGGTTATGGCGGCGGGCGTGGCTTGGCGATCGATTGGCTGTTGTGGCCAACTGCGGGCTATGCCGTCTTCGCTATGGATAATCGCGGCCAAGGCTCAAATTGGCGCACTGGCGATACGCCCGACACCGAAATTGAGGGTGGCAATCCCCAAATTCCAGGTTTTATGACGCGCGGCGTGCTCAACCCACAAACCTACTACTACCGCCGCTTGTTCACCGATGCCGTGCGGGCAATCGAAGCTGCTCGTTCGCATCCCTTGGTGGATGCTGGCAAAGTGGCTTTGGCGGGCGGCAGTCAAGGTGGCGGCATCTCGCTGGCAGCGGCTGGCTTGCAACCAGATGTGGCGGCGGTGCTGCCCGATGTGCCATTTTTGTGTCACTATCGCCGCGCCACCACCATGGTCGATAGCTATCCCTACGCCGAGGTTGCCCAATATTGCGCTCGCCATCGCACTAAAATCGAGCAAGTATTCAACACCTTGGATTATTTCGATGGCATGCAATTCGCCGCTCGCGCCACCTGCCCTACGCTGTTCTCAGTTGGCTTGATGGATGATGTTTGTCCGCCATCGACCGTTTTTGCTGCCTACAACCATTATGCTGGGCCAAAAGAGATCACGATTTGGCAATTTAATCGCCATGAAGGCGGCGAGAACTTCCAAACCTTGGAAAAATTGAAATTTCTCGCCAAACTCTGGGGCAACGAGGAACGCACCGCATGA